The Terriglobales bacterium nucleotide sequence CAGCCGGTAGAACTCCGCGACTCCGGGAGTTGCTTTTTCGTCGTACTGGCGGAACTCCGATTCCGACTTGCCTTCCTTGTAGCGGCCTTCGACGAAATCATCCCACTGTTCCAGATTGGAAAGCGGTTCTGTTGCCGGACGGGTAGTCGATGTGCTCATGAGTTCTCTCCGCAATCAATGCCGAAACGTTTCGGTATTATTGTAAGCCGAACCGGCCGCGACTTGCGGAACCGGACCCAACCTGTTCGAGGATTTGGGGTTTGGCCCGCGATGTCCATGCCACCGGGAAAATCTCGACATTACCAAATGGTTTTTACCACCTTGGCTCTGCGAATGCTCTCGTCGGCGGTGACCAGCGGGCAGCCCTCAACCAGGGCTGTAGCTCCAATGATCCGATCCATTGGGTCCTTCGGGTAGGTGCTCGGCAGCTGAACAGATCGCGCGGCGACGTGGCGATTCACAGGCAGGACCGTGAAGCGCGATTCCACTTCTTCGAGGAACGACTCCAACGACACCTGCAGCTCCAGTCGCTTCCGCGCGACTAAACTCGCAACTTCGAACAAAGTGACATCGGACAGAAAAATGCCAGTTCCCTGGTTCCTGGCATCGTCGATCGCCTGCTCTGCCTTCTTAGAGAGCCGGCCCGGATCGAAGAAAATCCAGACGAGTACATGAGTGTCGAGTAGTAGCAGCTTAGTCGAACTCCCAGTCTTCGGCAGGAATGATCGGACTGACTATATCGCCGAGAATCTTGCCTTTACCTTTCATCGAGCCATAAAAATCGTCCCGCTTAGGATCGACGGGCACGAGCTTGGCGACCGGTTTTCCGTGTTTCGTAATGATCACCGTCTCACACTTCGCCTGCACCTCGTCCATCACCGCGAGACACTTACTCTTGAAAAGCCCGGCGGGCATGGTCTTGGTTTTCACTTCGTTTCTCCCTATCCCCCAATTGTGGACATAGTCATAATACCATAGTCATAGATCATGGCGGGACCCGTGTTTTTTCTTGAGCGGCTCCAATTGTGTGATATATCATGATATATACTAATTGAGAGGGGAGAAGGCATGGCGCGCACTGCCAAGCTGTTCCGCAATGGCCGCAGTCAGGCGGTTCGACTGCCGGCGGAATACCGTTTCAATGGTTCGGAAGTGTTTATCCGACGCGATCCGGCAAGTGGGGATGTGATTTTGTCCCGCAGACCTGAATCGTGGCCGGAATTCTTCGAACTCATGAAGACCATCGACGTGCCCGAGGACTTTTTGGCCGACCGGGCAGACGCCCCGCCCCAAAAACGGAAGCTCTTCTGATGGGCTACCTGCTGGATACGAACATCGCCAGCTATGTGATCAAGGGGAATATTCCGCAGGTGCGCCGGCGGCTGCTGAAAGTGCCAATAGCTGAGGTTTCGATTTCAGTAGTCACAGAGGCGGAGTTGCGTTTTGGCGTCGCCAGGAAGCCAGAGGCAGTGCGGCTCAAGATAGCAGTCGAAGAGTTTCTCCTGCGCGTTGATGTCCTGCCTTGGGATTCAGAGGCTGCCAAGCAGTATGCCCAGGTGCGCTCTGCGCTGGAGCGCTCCGGAGACCCGATGGGCAATCTGGATCTCATGATTGCCGCCCATGCGCTTTCCGCTCAAGCGGTACTCGTCACCAACGATCGTGTCTTTCGACGGGTGAAACACCTCAAGATCGAAGATTGGACCAAATAGGCATTTGGCGTCTTTAGTCGTCCTGCACGCCGATGTGATTGTGGCTGCGTTGCGGAGCGCCAGCGGAGGGATAGGGCATCTTCTGCTTAGGTTCAGTAAGGGAAAACACAATCAAAGGCGGGACACCGGCTGATCCCGGACTCAGTCATCGAGAGTAAGCTCGGGCAAACACGCAGCCCAAAATAATCCCGCGAACCCGCCTCAACCCTGCAGCCCTTCCCATGACCATCTGGGAATGATTAAGCCCTGGGGGACATCGTCGGCAGACTCATGGTAGCGCGCCATTGTCGTCGTGGTGGCCCAGGCGAAGTAATCGTGCAACACCCTCCGGAGCGGGTCGGCCGTCAGCCCCACATCTTCCAAAGCCCGATCGAAGCAGGCGATCGCCCGGCGATCCATCTCCGCGTGCACACCATTGCCGCTGTGTATCCGAACCACCGATGTTTCGTCACCATAGGTATCGGAGTAGGTGGTGGGCCCGCCGAGGGCCTCCGCCCAGTACGCGGCCAGTCGCTCGGTGTGTCGAGGATGGAATCCGTGGCTGAAAGCGTGGCCGACAATTTCGTCGGCCATCACCCTGGAGTGCCACGCCTCAGCCAGGCGGAGCAGACCCGTGCGTCCGCCAGCCGCCTCATACACACTCTGCATGGTGAAAGGATATCAGTCGCCGCAACGAAACCCACGCCCAATCCGCCCTCCCAAATGCGGAATCGAATACTCGAAGTAAACCTTACCCTGCGTAGGTATTGCTGCTGCCCATCCTGAGCAAAGTTGAAGGAGCCTGTGTTTCGACTCTGGCGGTTGCTGATCGCTGAGTGCTGATTGCTAATCGCTGGTGTTCTTTGAGTAGTATTCGCAGCCTCCTGCCCGGGTGGAACTAGCTGTACCAATGGGAAGGGGCGGATCAGGCTGTCCCATTGTCACCATGAACAAGCCGAAACAACTCTGGAACAGTACAACTGTCAGTTTTGACAGTTGGCGCAAATTAACATTCGATTCCAATCAGATTTCCCGTTGTGGTATCGAATTCACCACTTGTACTATTGGCAGGCGATAATCCGCGTAGCACAATCTGCCCCCAATCTCGAAATTTGACAGATGTGTCCTGCACGAGCCTGTCGTTGAGAGCGATGCGCAACTCGATTGAGTTGGTTATCGGCGTAGTGCCCCGGCTGTCAACATCTTCACCGTATGTCATGCTGGACCGAGTTGCGAGTGCTGAGATATTTCACCTCGACGCTTGTGCGGCGATGCAGCTTAGGGCGACTCGATAGTCTCCGATATTCTTCTGCATCTTGCACGACTCACCTAGCCCACCTGATTGTTCTTACAGTATTTGTCCTGTTCGAAAGCAGTATCTTCGCACAGGCTCCTGCGGGCGCAATTCGTGGAACTGTTAGTGATGCCACGGGCGCCGTCGTCACGAACGCCAGCGTTCGAGTGCAGCAGCCGCAGACTGGAAGCAACCGCGTGGCACAGGCGGATAATTTCGGCCAATATCAGGTGAGCAATCTCGAGCCGGGCGATTACGAGATCGAGATCGCCGCCCCCAGCTTCAATACCCAAGTACAGCGCATCGCACTTCGCGTGGGAGACAATCTGACAGTTAACTTCCGCTTGCACCCGGGGTTAGTCAGCGAGCGGGTTGTGGTGAACGGCCAGGCATCTGGCCTGAACACCACTGACTTCGCAGTCAACGGCAGCGTAAATCAGGTTCAGATTCAGAACCTACCGCTCAATGGACGCAACTTTCTTGAGCTCGCGCGGCTCGAGCCCGGCGTAAACGTAATTTCAGTCGTCAATCCCGGCACGTTTGCAAACAACTATCAGCGCGTATCGATGGCGGGGGCCCAGTACGTGCTGACACAGGTTACGGTCGATGGAGTCACGGTAGAAGACCGCATCAACGGTGGAACTGCTCAGAACTTTTCGCAAGAAACGGTGCAGGAGTTTCAGGTAGAGCGATTCAGCTTTGATCCTTCGTCGGCCATGAGCGGAACAGGTGGGATTAACATCGTCAGCCGCCGCGGGAATAATGACATCCACGGTGCGGCGTTTTTCTACTACCGCGATCACAACATGGCCGCCTATCCTGGCTTTCGCCGTGACCTCAGCCATCCAGATCCGTATTTTGCCCGAAAGCAGTCCGGTTTCCGGCTTGGGGGTCCGCTGAAGAAGGACCGAGTTTTTTGGTTCACGAACTTTGAGCACAATCGACAAACCGCTGCTGTCGCAATTCAGAACAATCACCCCATCTTTTCCAAGCTGGACGTGGTCTATCCCAGTCCTCTCACCTTTAACCAGTTCAATCTTCGAATCGATGGCAAGCTCAACGAGACCAATACTGCATTTCTTCGCTTCAGCCAGGATAAGAACAACACCGTAGCACCACCCACCGCCGGTCTTTTCATGCCTTCGGATTGGCAATCCAGCCGCAACTCGGCCCTCCAGATTGAAGGTGCGGAGACCTCAGTGCTCAGCTCCCGCATGGTGAACGACCTGCGCTATGCTTTCAGTTATCTGCATAGCCATGTCGGTCCTGTTACCTCGCAGCAGTGCATGGATCCCATAGCATGCATAGGCGTGGGAGGAGCTCTGATTCAGATCTTCGACGCCCCTCAATTTCAAATTGGGAATCGACCCAGTGCTCCCTTCGGCATCGTCCCGCGCACAAACCAGCTTGTTGATACGGTGACATGGCAGCGCGGCGCACACCAGCTTCGCCTGGGGGGCGACTGGGAAAACGTGTACTTGCACGGCTATCGCGCAGTCTACGAACCAGCGCAAATGACCCTGTGGGGCCCAACCAACCTTCTGCAGTCACCATCGCTCAGACCGCTCTACGACTCGTTGCCTGCCAGTCTGAAGGATCTGGCCGGGCCTCCTCCTACGCTCCAGGATATTTTGCAACTACCGCTGCGTAGTTTCATAACGGGAATTGGCAACGTGAGCTTACCCGGGCCGTACAATTCCGACAGCGCGTCCCATAGCAATCTATGGCGGTTCCATGCGCAGGATTCCTGGTCCATCCGTCGCGACCTTACGCTCACTTACGGGGCCGCTTACTCGTATCAGACGAATATCTACAACCAGGATCTGCAACGGCCCGCATACCTTGCGCCTATATTTAACGGGGACCTGCGGCCACCGCATCGTGGCACAAACGTGCTTGATCCATCGGCAGGATTAGCTTGGAATGTGGGGAGCAAGAATAAGACCGTTATCCGTGGGGGCGGCGGGATTTATCACGACAAGGTCGATTTCTTCCTCCCGCTTCTGGAGCGTGGTCAACTGGGTCCTTCGGGTAACCAGCGCGTTCCCGTGGATGGTTCCGTGACTGGACTCAGCTTTTTGAGCACGCCAACCACTTTCCGGGGACAGGATCTGCTTCCCATGCTTCCGGGTATACGCTCCATGCTGTCGTCGAAAGTTGGCGATGGCAGCGGTGACCCCAGCATTAGCACAGTCGAGGTTATTAAACAGGCTGACCAACTGTTCGGTCCCAATCACACAACGAGCTCTGCCATTCACGTAAATGCAGGGATCCAACAGGAATTAACGCCGACTCTCACACTCACTGCAGACTACGTCATGCGGCACTACCTGCACCTTGGCGGCCTTGGGGGTCTGGGTGTCTTCCTAGTTGATCAAAATAAATTCAATCGTCCGATAGTGACCGGGGTTGATCCCAATACGGGCGTGGTATCGTTCGTTCGCAATCCCGTGATCCCACTCTGCACGCCCGCACAGGCTGCGGCACTAAACCCTGCAGACCAATGTTCTACCGGAGCCATGACGGTTTACAGCGGCGGGGCCAGTTATCGTTATCAGGCGCTTCAAGTAAAACTGGACAAACGGTTCTCTTCACGCCTGCAACTCACAGCCAGCTATGCATTGGCGAAGAACACTGGATTTGTTGCGGTCACGCAGTACGACAACAACGCTCTGAATTACGGAAATGTCGGCACGCCGCGGCACACCCTAACTGTGAGCGGAGCCTACGATGTGCCGAAGTTTGGTGGAGAGTCGCGCCTGCTGCGTGGTTTGTTGAATACCTGGATGGTGTCGTTTATCGCGGAGGCTGACAGCTCGCCTCCTCTCGATACCATGTTGACGGG carries:
- a CDS encoding group II truncated hemoglobin: MQSVYEAAGGRTGLLRLAEAWHSRVMADEIVGHAFSHGFHPRHTERLAAYWAEALGGPTTYSDTYGDETSVVRIHSGNGVHAEMDRRAIACFDRALEDVGLTADPLRRVLHDYFAWATTTTMARYHESADDVPQGLIIPRWSWEGLQG
- a CDS encoding type II toxin-antitoxin system VapC family toxin → MPKTGSSTKLLLLDTHVLVWIFFDPGRLSKKAEQAIDDARNQGTGIFLSDVTLFEVASLVARKRLELQVSLESFLEEVESRFTVLPVNRHVAARSVQLPSTYPKDPMDRIIGATALVEGCPLVTADESIRRAKVVKTIW
- a CDS encoding carboxypeptidase regulatory-like domain-containing protein encodes the protein MLRYFTSTLVRRCSLGRLDSLRYSSASCTTHLAHLIVLTVFVLFESSIFAQAPAGAIRGTVSDATGAVVTNASVRVQQPQTGSNRVAQADNFGQYQVSNLEPGDYEIEIAAPSFNTQVQRIALRVGDNLTVNFRLHPGLVSERVVVNGQASGLNTTDFAVNGSVNQVQIQNLPLNGRNFLELARLEPGVNVISVVNPGTFANNYQRVSMAGAQYVLTQVTVDGVTVEDRINGGTAQNFSQETVQEFQVERFSFDPSSAMSGTGGINIVSRRGNNDIHGAAFFYYRDHNMAAYPGFRRDLSHPDPYFARKQSGFRLGGPLKKDRVFWFTNFEHNRQTAAVAIQNNHPIFSKLDVVYPSPLTFNQFNLRIDGKLNETNTAFLRFSQDKNNTVAPPTAGLFMPSDWQSSRNSALQIEGAETSVLSSRMVNDLRYAFSYLHSHVGPVTSQQCMDPIACIGVGGALIQIFDAPQFQIGNRPSAPFGIVPRTNQLVDTVTWQRGAHQLRLGGDWENVYLHGYRAVYEPAQMTLWGPTNLLQSPSLRPLYDSLPASLKDLAGPPPTLQDILQLPLRSFITGIGNVSLPGPYNSDSASHSNLWRFHAQDSWSIRRDLTLTYGAAYSYQTNIYNQDLQRPAYLAPIFNGDLRPPHRGTNVLDPSAGLAWNVGSKNKTVIRGGGGIYHDKVDFFLPLLERGQLGPSGNQRVPVDGSVTGLSFLSTPTTFRGQDLLPMLPGIRSMLSSKVGDGSGDPSISTVEVIKQADQLFGPNHTTSSAIHVNAGIQQELTPTLTLTADYVMRHYLHLGGLGGLGVFLVDQNKFNRPIVTGVDPNTGVVSFVRNPVIPLCTPAQAAALNPADQCSTGAMTVYSGGASYRYQALQVKLDKRFSSRLQLTASYALAKNTGFVAVTQYDNNALNYGNVGTPRHTLTVSGAYDVPKFGGESRLLRGLLNTWMVSFIAEADSSPPLDTMLTGLDLDGDGISTTLLPGIDSHNLLGQGLSQSELRALVAQYNASVDARTRTITNSDGTQTVIRPRTPFNQIISPIVLPAKFSNGDSFFSHDFRLTRRIKIKERVSVSLIGEVFNLFNVANLTGYSNVLNQPNYGQPSARAGQAFGTGGPRAFQVAARVEF
- the vapB gene encoding type II toxin-antitoxin system VapB family antitoxin, whose product is MARTAKLFRNGRSQAVRLPAEYRFNGSEVFIRRDPASGDVILSRRPESWPEFFELMKTIDVPEDFLADRADAPPQKRKLF
- a CDS encoding type II toxin-antitoxin system Phd/YefM family antitoxin, translated to MKTKTMPAGLFKSKCLAVMDEVQAKCETVIITKHGKPVAKLVPVDPKRDDFYGSMKGKGKILGDIVSPIIPAEDWEFD
- a CDS encoding type II toxin-antitoxin system VapC family toxin codes for the protein MGYLLDTNIASYVIKGNIPQVRRRLLKVPIAEVSISVVTEAELRFGVARKPEAVRLKIAVEEFLLRVDVLPWDSEAAKQYAQVRSALERSGDPMGNLDLMIAAHALSAQAVLVTNDRVFRRVKHLKIEDWTK